From a single Eubalaena glacialis isolate mEubGla1 chromosome 15, mEubGla1.1.hap2.+ XY, whole genome shotgun sequence genomic region:
- the LOC133075046 gene encoding small ribosomal subunit protein eS27-like, with product MDVKYPGCYKITTIFSHAQTVVFCVGCFTVLCQPTGGIVRLTEGCSFRRKQH from the coding sequence ATGGATGTGAAATACCCAGGGTGCTATAAAATCACAACCATCTTTAGCCACGCACAAACAGTAGTTTTTTGTGTTGGCTGCTTTACTGTCCTCTGCCAGCCTACAGGAGGAATAGTAAGGCTTACAGAAGGATGCTCCTTTAGACGGAAGCAGCACTAA